One part of the Theropithecus gelada isolate Dixy chromosome 5, Tgel_1.0, whole genome shotgun sequence genome encodes these proteins:
- the PF4 gene encoding platelet factor 4 isoform X1: MIAATLNRAPADCQGTVTGAAPAPRTWSAQLLSEGGVIYAEAEEDGDLQCLCVKTTSQVRPRHITSLEVIKAGPHCPTAQLIATLKNGRKICLDLQAPLYKKIVKKLLES; encoded by the exons ATGATCGCAGCTACACTTAACCGAGCGCCTGCTGACTGTCAGGGCACAGTGACAGGCGCTGCACCTGCACCTCGCACCTGGTCAGCACAACTTCTGTCTGAGGGAGGTGTGATTTACG CTGAAGCTGAAGAAGATGGGGACCTGCAGTGCCTGTGTGTGAAGACCACCTCCCAGGTCCGTCCCAGGCACATCACCAGCCTGGAGGTGATCAAGGCCGGACCCCACTGCCCCACTGCCCAACTGAT AGCCACGCTGAAGAATGGGAGGAAAATTTGCTTGGACCTGCAAGCCCCGCTGTACAAGAAAATAGTTAAAAAACTTTTGGAGAGTTAG
- the PF4 gene encoding platelet factor 4 isoform X2: protein MSSAARFCPSRPVLLFLGLLLLPVVVAFATAEAEEDGDLQCLCVKTTSQVRPRHITSLEVIKAGPHCPTAQLIATLKNGRKICLDLQAPLYKKIVKKLLES from the exons ATGAGCTCCGCAGCCCGGTTCTGCCCCTCACGCCCCGTGCTGCTGTTTCTGGGGTTGCTGCTCCTGCCAGTTGTGGTCGCCTTCGCCACAG CTGAAGCTGAAGAAGATGGGGACCTGCAGTGCCTGTGTGTGAAGACCACCTCCCAGGTCCGTCCCAGGCACATCACCAGCCTGGAGGTGATCAAGGCCGGACCCCACTGCCCCACTGCCCAACTGAT AGCCACGCTGAAGAATGGGAGGAAAATTTGCTTGGACCTGCAAGCCCCGCTGTACAAGAAAATAGTTAAAAAACTTTTGGAGAGTTAG